The proteins below are encoded in one region of Gemmatimonadaceae bacterium:
- a CDS encoding NADH-quinone oxidoreductase subunit N: MSYDLSVPAQLLAALLPDLVLMVGAMGVMLFAAMRHDSAAHQRSVGIASMGLVVATIVAVIYMALRGDSAGAGVIAVDGFRWAVDLVVLVAALGTIALGIEYNDREGITHGEFHVLVLFAAAGMMVLGAARDLMVLFLGIEIMSVAVYVLAGLNRRSPRSAEAALKYFLLGAFATGFMLYGIALVYGATGATQFAAIGSRIAGYGLLGHPMLLVGIGLLTVGLGFKVAAVPFHMWAPDVYDGAPTPITAFMAAAVKAAAFAAFARIWYECFQMPVEAWAPALWWIAVVTMVVGNVVALQQQNLKRMLAYSSIVHSGYLIVAVLANSALGSSAFVFYVLAYTLATFGAFGVLSAVQRGGDRPPMMADVAGLWHVRPWLAVGMGVFLLALLGFPVFGGLGFFAKWYLVRAALSSTLDLNALAVILVVTSVISAGYYLQVVRVMFMQPRAEDAPEVPVAGAFTRAVLVAAAAVILFFGLYPTPLATWSQSAAFPTYAESARAAAMVDGGGASR, encoded by the coding sequence ATGAGCTACGATCTCAGCGTGCCCGCCCAACTGCTCGCCGCGCTGCTGCCTGACCTGGTGCTGATGGTCGGCGCGATGGGCGTGATGCTCTTCGCCGCCATGCGGCACGACAGCGCCGCGCATCAGCGCTCGGTGGGCATCGCGTCCATGGGCCTGGTCGTCGCGACCATCGTCGCCGTGATCTACATGGCCCTGCGTGGCGATAGCGCCGGCGCTGGCGTCATTGCCGTCGATGGCTTCCGCTGGGCCGTCGACCTCGTGGTGCTGGTCGCCGCGCTGGGCACGATCGCCCTCGGCATTGAGTACAACGACCGGGAGGGCATCACGCACGGCGAGTTCCACGTGCTCGTGCTCTTTGCGGCCGCCGGCATGATGGTACTCGGCGCCGCCCGTGACCTGATGGTGCTCTTCCTGGGCATCGAGATCATGTCGGTGGCGGTGTACGTGCTCGCCGGCCTCAACCGCCGCAGCCCGCGTTCGGCCGAGGCGGCGCTCAAGTACTTCCTGCTCGGCGCCTTTGCGACGGGCTTCATGCTCTACGGCATCGCCCTCGTGTATGGCGCGACCGGCGCGACGCAGTTCGCGGCCATCGGCTCACGGATCGCCGGCTACGGCCTGCTCGGGCATCCGATGCTGCTGGTTGGCATCGGCCTGCTGACGGTTGGTCTGGGCTTCAAGGTCGCGGCCGTGCCGTTCCATATGTGGGCTCCGGACGTCTACGACGGCGCGCCGACGCCGATCACCGCGTTCATGGCCGCGGCGGTGAAGGCTGCGGCCTTCGCGGCCTTCGCGCGCATCTGGTACGAGTGCTTCCAGATGCCGGTCGAGGCCTGGGCGCCGGCGCTGTGGTGGATCGCCGTCGTGACGATGGTCGTGGGCAACGTGGTGGCCCTGCAGCAGCAGAACCTCAAGCGGATGCTCGCCTACTCGAGCATCGTGCACTCGGGCTATCTCATCGTGGCCGTGCTCGCCAACTCGGCGCTCGGCTCCTCCGCTTTCGTGTTCTACGTGCTGGCGTACACGCTCGCGACCTTTGGGGCCTTTGGCGTGTTGAGCGCGGTGCAGCGTGGTGGTGATCGTCCGCCGATGATGGCGGATGTCGCCGGCCTCTGGCACGTGCGTCCCTGGCTCGCCGTGGGAATGGGTGTGTTCCTGCTTGCGCTGCTTGGCTTCCCGGTCTTCGGTGGGCTTGGCTTCTTCGCGAAGTGGTATCTGGTCCGTGCCGCGCTCAGTTCCACGCTCGACCTCAATGCATTGGCCGTGATTCTCGTGGTCACCTCGGTGATTTCCGCGGGCTACTATCTCCAGGTCGTGCGCGTGATGTTCATGCAGCCGCGTGCGGAAGACGCACCGGAGGTGCCGGTGGCCGGAGCATTCACGCGCGCGGTGCTGGTCGCCGCCGCGGCCGTGATCCTGTTCTTTGGGCTGTATCCGACGCCGCTCGCCACCTGGAGCCAGTCGGCGGCCTTCCCGACGTATGCTGAATCCGCGCGCGCGGCCGCCATGGTGGACGGCGGCGGCGCCTCGCGCTAG
- a CDS encoding NADH-quinone oxidoreductase subunit M: MTALLDSIGYNGWILPVLLGLPLAGALLLFARGGKGTPEERMAADRSLALWLFIAEAVLSLGLWWSVDATSPDWQAAVKLPWIPQWGVTFHVGLDGISMMLVLLTTLLMPLAVLGGWTSIREKTSAYYALLLILTTGMLGVFMALDLVLFYVMWEVMLVPMYLIIGVWGGARRLYASLKFFLYTMVGSLLMLVAVIWLGLAAQRAGVPNFSYDALLELSRNGNWNGSLWLFGAFAVAFAVKVPMFPFHTWLPDAHVEAPTAGSVILAAIMLKMGTFGFVRFALPLFPMAAMHPTVRTVMLVLAVVGIVYGALVALVQPDFKKLVAYSSVSHLGFVMLGLFAMTIESVQGALVVTISHGVSTGALFLLIGMIYERRHTRLVDDFGGIAKVMPVFAVFLTIVALSSIGVPGTNGFVGEFLVLIGSFPTQPYYAFIAATSVIIAAAYLLWAVQRIIYNPLVKPENEKLRGMDLNWREIGLLVPLVAAILWIGVYPKPMLNKTEAAAGRLVRMVESVRTGPGGADIANQGGN; this comes from the coding sequence GTGACCGCGCTTCTTGATTCCATCGGCTACAACGGCTGGATCCTCCCGGTCCTCCTCGGCCTTCCGCTCGCCGGCGCGCTGCTGCTGTTCGCGCGCGGCGGGAAGGGAACGCCCGAGGAGCGGATGGCCGCCGACCGTTCGCTGGCGCTCTGGCTGTTCATCGCCGAGGCCGTGCTCTCGCTGGGACTCTGGTGGTCCGTCGATGCGACGAGCCCTGACTGGCAGGCCGCGGTGAAGCTGCCTTGGATCCCACAGTGGGGCGTGACCTTCCACGTGGGGCTCGACGGCATCTCGATGATGCTGGTCCTGCTGACGACGCTGTTGATGCCGCTGGCAGTGCTAGGCGGCTGGACGTCCATTCGTGAGAAGACCAGCGCCTACTACGCGCTCCTGCTGATCCTCACCACGGGCATGCTCGGCGTCTTCATGGCGCTGGACCTCGTGCTCTTCTACGTGATGTGGGAAGTGATGCTGGTGCCGATGTACCTGATCATCGGTGTGTGGGGCGGGGCACGGCGGCTCTACGCCAGCCTCAAGTTCTTCCTCTACACGATGGTCGGCTCGCTGCTGATGCTCGTCGCGGTGATCTGGCTCGGCCTTGCCGCGCAGCGCGCGGGCGTGCCGAACTTCAGTTACGACGCCTTGCTCGAGCTCTCGCGCAACGGCAACTGGAACGGCTCGCTGTGGCTGTTCGGGGCCTTCGCCGTGGCCTTCGCCGTGAAGGTGCCGATGTTCCCCTTCCACACGTGGCTGCCGGACGCCCACGTGGAGGCGCCGACCGCCGGCTCGGTGATCCTGGCGGCGATCATGCTCAAGATGGGCACCTTCGGTTTCGTCCGATTCGCGCTCCCGCTGTTCCCGATGGCGGCGATGCACCCGACGGTACGCACGGTGATGCTGGTGCTGGCCGTCGTCGGCATCGTCTACGGCGCGCTGGTGGCGCTGGTGCAACCCGACTTCAAGAAGCTCGTGGCCTACTCGTCGGTGAGCCACCTGGGCTTCGTGATGCTCGGGCTCTTCGCGATGACCATCGAGAGCGTGCAGGGCGCGCTGGTGGTGACGATTTCGCACGGCGTGTCCACGGGCGCGCTGTTCCTCCTCATCGGCATGATCTATGAGCGGCGGCACACGCGGCTGGTGGATGACTTCGGCGGCATCGCCAAGGTGATGCCGGTGTTCGCCGTGTTCCTGACCATCGTCGCGCTCTCGAGCATCGGCGTGCCGGGCACCAACGGATTCGTGGGCGAGTTCCTCGTCCTCATCGGGTCCTTCCCGACGCAGCCGTACTACGCGTTCATCGCGGCCACCAGCGTGATCATCGCCGCGGCGTACCTGCTCTGGGCCGTGCAGCGCATCATCTACAACCCGCTGGTGAAGCCCGAGAACGAGAAGCTGCGCGGCATGGACCTCAACTGGCGCGAGATTGGGCTGCTGGTGCCGCTCGTCGCCGCGATCCTCTGGATTGGTGTGTATCCGAAGCCGATGCTGAACAAGACCGAGGCTGCCGCCGGCCGCCTCGTGCGGATGGTGGAGTCGGTGCGCACGGGCCCGGGCGGCGCGGACATTGCGAACCAGGGAGGGAACTGA
- a CDS encoding NADH-quinone oxidoreductase subunit I: MERPIRDVSYVRATLSGLGLTLKHLVNPHKVTIQYPDQKWDIGPRWRGTHRMLTTEDGKAKCVACGLCPTVCPANCIKLVPGEDEAGNRYPLVFEIDEFRCIFCGYCQEVCPEEAIHLGRHYENAEFNRERFVYDLERLTAQTHPVSELWDPADPRGE; the protein is encoded by the coding sequence ATGGAGCGGCCCATCCGCGACGTCAGCTATGTGCGCGCGACGCTCAGCGGCCTCGGGCTTACGCTCAAGCACCTGGTGAACCCGCACAAGGTCACCATCCAGTATCCCGACCAGAAGTGGGACATCGGCCCGCGCTGGCGTGGCACGCATCGCATGCTGACCACCGAGGACGGCAAGGCGAAGTGCGTGGCCTGCGGCCTGTGTCCGACGGTCTGCCCGGCGAACTGCATCAAGCTCGTGCCCGGCGAGGACGAGGCGGGGAACCGCTACCCGCTGGTGTTCGAGATCGACGAGTTCCGCTGCATCTTCTGCGGTTACTGCCAGGAAGTCTGCCCGGAGGAGGCCATCCATCTCGGGCGGCACTACGAGAACGCCGAGTTCAACCGCGAGCGCTTCGTCTATGACCTCGAGCGTCTCACGGCGCAGACGCACCCCGTGAGCGAGTTGTGGGACCCCGCCGACCCGCGGGGGGAGTGA
- the nuoK gene encoding NADH-quinone oxidoreductase subunit NuoK gives MLAESLALSAALFTIGVIGVLTRRNAIIIFMCVELMLNAVNLSFVSLSQLYGAAGQVFVIFTMTVAAAEAAVGLAIIIAIFRHRQSVNLEDINLLKG, from the coding sequence ATGCTTGCCGAATCCCTCGCGCTGTCGGCCGCGCTCTTCACGATCGGTGTCATCGGCGTGCTCACGCGCCGCAACGCCATCATCATCTTCATGTGCGTCGAGCTGATGCTCAACGCCGTGAACCTGTCCTTCGTCTCGCTGAGCCAGCTCTACGGCGCCGCCGGCCAGGTGTTCGTGATCTTTACGATGACCGTCGCCGCCGCCGAGGCGGCCGTCGGGCTCGCGATCATCATCGCCATCTTCCGTCACCGCCAGTCGGTGAATCTTGAAGACATCAACCTGCTGAAGGGCTGA
- a CDS encoding NADH-quinone oxidoreductase subunit J, whose amino-acid sequence MGNEFFPLFYGFHFYLFGLLALASAILFVTRKSPVAAALWLVNVMFCLAALYVLLDAQFIGAIQVLVYAGAIMVVFLFVVMLLNLGHPDELSDIRGKAGRLTAGAVGLALLAEVMVLARSRFPLRLEMPVPPAEVAVQGPGGIIGPLAGPLFREYLLAFELTSMLLLAAIVGAVVIGRKRG is encoded by the coding sequence ATGGGCAACGAGTTCTTCCCGCTCTTCTACGGGTTCCACTTCTATCTTTTCGGCCTGCTGGCGCTGGCGTCGGCAATCCTCTTCGTCACGCGCAAGAGCCCGGTGGCTGCTGCGCTGTGGCTGGTGAACGTGATGTTCTGCCTGGCCGCGCTCTACGTGCTGCTCGACGCGCAGTTCATCGGCGCCATCCAGGTGTTGGTCTACGCCGGCGCCATCATGGTCGTGTTCCTGTTCGTGGTGATGCTGCTCAACCTCGGGCATCCCGACGAGCTCAGCGACATCCGCGGCAAGGCGGGTCGCCTCACCGCCGGCGCGGTGGGCCTCGCGCTGCTGGCCGAGGTGATGGTGTTGGCGCGCTCGCGCTTCCCGCTGCGCCTCGAGATGCCGGTGCCGCCGGCCGAGGTCGCGGTGCAGGGACCGGGCGGCATCATCGGGCCGCTCGCGGGGCCGCTGTTCCGCGAGTACCTGCTCGCCTTCGAACTCACGTCGATGCTGCTCCTGGCAGCCATCGTCGGCGCGGTCGTGATCGGCCGCAAGCGAGGCTGA
- the nuoL gene encoding NADH-quinone oxidoreductase subunit L → MVTQSELPSMGHPLADTVARFAWLLLALPLLGFLANGFLSLRAAAKPGPADPTKASEHHGDDAHAHDAAGDHGHDAHGHDDGHHAVRHPAAGLVSLIGPGVLLLSFAVAVATFLAMSGAHAESPYVLTLFQWMPTGKLNIDVALQLDQLSMVMVMTITGVGSLIHIFSVGYMQDDPGYPRYFAYLNLFVFFMLLLVLGASYPLMFVGWEGVGLCSYLLIGFWFHEKANADAGKKAFIVNRIGDFGMLVAMFLMFANFGTLSFVGVEGAAAQLEMGSLVATAICLFLFLGAAGKSAQMPLYVWLPDAMAGPTPVSALIHAATMVTAGVYLVARSGTLFSMAPTAQLTVAFVGALTAVFAATIGLKQWDIKKVLAYSTVSQLGYMFVGVGVGAYTAGVFHLMTHAFFKALLFLGSGSVIYAMHQAYHATHNHEDAQDMRNMGGLRHHMPITFYLMWIATLAIAGIPVFSGFFSKDEILASVFARTHGSTLAEASWLGVPGSTLLYVIYGLGLAAALMTAIYMTRMMLYTFHGPNRTGEAERPHLKEAPWVMTGPLVVLGVLSLAGGWFNLPIITGGALGPVEVLHHWLEPVIGRAAMIVTMGEAPHLSHSTEYALIGTAVAIAVIGIAFAVLRLKPAALVPAKQAPAEEGIGKVLNNKWYVDEAYDKVVVQPTVGVSRTLLWKGVDTGIIDGLLVNGSALFARALGWFGAQAQSGRVGTYAWVLVLGAVMVLSAFSFL, encoded by the coding sequence ATGGTCACCCAGTCCGAGCTCCCCTCGATGGGGCACCCCCTCGCGGACACCGTCGCGCGCTTCGCCTGGCTGCTGCTGGCGTTGCCGCTGCTGGGCTTTCTCGCCAACGGCTTCCTGTCGCTGCGCGCCGCGGCCAAGCCCGGCCCGGCCGATCCCACCAAGGCCTCCGAGCACCACGGCGACGATGCGCACGCGCACGACGCAGCCGGTGACCACGGCCACGATGCCCACGGCCACGACGACGGCCACCACGCGGTGCGCCATCCGGCCGCTGGCCTCGTCTCGCTGATCGGCCCCGGCGTGCTGCTGCTCTCGTTCGCCGTCGCCGTCGCGACGTTCCTGGCGATGAGCGGTGCGCACGCCGAGTCGCCCTACGTGCTCACGCTGTTCCAGTGGATGCCCACGGGAAAGCTGAACATCGACGTGGCGCTGCAGCTCGACCAGCTCTCGATGGTGATGGTCATGACCATCACCGGCGTCGGCTCGCTGATCCACATCTTCAGCGTCGGCTACATGCAGGACGATCCTGGGTACCCGCGCTACTTCGCGTACCTGAACCTGTTCGTCTTCTTCATGCTGCTGCTGGTGCTCGGCGCCTCCTACCCGCTGATGTTCGTCGGCTGGGAGGGCGTGGGGCTCTGCTCGTATCTGCTGATCGGGTTCTGGTTCCACGAGAAGGCCAACGCCGACGCCGGCAAGAAGGCCTTCATCGTGAACCGCATCGGCGACTTCGGCATGCTGGTCGCGATGTTCCTGATGTTCGCCAACTTCGGCACACTGTCGTTCGTGGGTGTCGAGGGCGCGGCGGCCCAGCTGGAGATGGGCTCGCTGGTGGCCACGGCCATCTGCCTCTTCCTCTTCCTCGGCGCCGCCGGCAAGAGCGCCCAGATGCCGCTCTACGTCTGGCTGCCCGATGCCATGGCCGGCCCGACGCCGGTCTCGGCGCTGATCCACGCCGCCACGATGGTGACGGCGGGCGTGTACCTCGTGGCGCGCAGCGGCACGCTGTTCTCGATGGCGCCGACCGCGCAGCTCACGGTGGCCTTCGTCGGTGCGCTGACGGCCGTGTTCGCCGCGACGATCGGCCTCAAGCAGTGGGACATCAAGAAGGTCCTCGCGTACTCCACCGTCTCGCAGCTCGGCTACATGTTCGTCGGCGTGGGCGTGGGCGCGTACACCGCGGGCGTCTTCCACCTGATGACGCACGCCTTCTTTAAGGCGCTGCTGTTCCTCGGCTCGGGCTCCGTGATCTACGCCATGCACCAGGCGTACCACGCGACGCACAACCACGAGGACGCGCAGGACATGCGCAACATGGGTGGGCTGCGGCATCACATGCCCATCACGTTCTATTTGATGTGGATCGCCACGTTGGCCATCGCGGGAATCCCGGTGTTCTCGGGCTTCTTCTCCAAGGACGAGATCCTCGCCTCGGTGTTCGCCCGCACGCACGGCTCCACGCTGGCCGAGGCCAGCTGGCTTGGCGTTCCTGGCAGCACGCTGCTCTACGTGATTTATGGGCTCGGCCTCGCGGCCGCGCTGATGACCGCGATCTACATGACGCGGATGATGCTCTACACCTTCCACGGCCCGAACCGGACGGGTGAGGCCGAGCGGCCGCACCTCAAGGAAGCGCCCTGGGTGATGACGGGCCCGCTGGTCGTGCTCGGCGTGCTGTCGTTGGCGGGCGGCTGGTTCAACCTGCCAATCATCACCGGCGGGGCGCTGGGCCCGGTCGAGGTGCTGCACCACTGGCTGGAGCCGGTGATCGGCCGCGCCGCGATGATTGTGACGATGGGCGAGGCGCCGCATCTCTCGCACTCCACGGAGTACGCGCTGATCGGTACGGCGGTGGCCATCGCCGTGATCGGCATTGCCTTCGCGGTGCTGCGCCTCAAGCCGGCCGCGCTGGTGCCGGCCAAGCAGGCGCCCGCCGAGGAAGGCATCGGCAAGGTGCTGAACAACAAGTGGTACGTGGACGAGGCCTACGACAAGGTCGTTGTCCAGCCGACGGTGGGCGTCTCGCGCACGCTGCTGTGGAAGGGCGTGGACACGGGCATCATCGACGGCTTGCTCGTGAATGGCAGTGCGCTGTTCGCCCGTGCGCTCGGCTGGTTCGGCGCGCAGGCGCAGTCCGGCCGCGTCGGCACCTACGCCTGGGTGCTGGTGCTCGGCGCGGTGATGGTCCTCAGCGCCTTCTCCTTCCTCTGA
- the nuoH gene encoding NADH-quinone oxidoreductase subunit NuoH, translated as MDQSQLALPFWPFLIATVIKMLAIFTLYMVGVAYTTLAERKVSAWIQDRHGPNRVGPWGLFQVLADGVKNIMKEETMPGGVNKPLFVLAPALAFVPALMAWAVIPFGAPLPTPWGRVDLVVADLPIGFLFTLAITSLGVYGIVLAGWASNNKYSLLGGLRSSAQMVSYEIVMGMSAVCVLLVAGNVSLPEVIEQQVFLGWNAKVLAVACFLFLVAAFAETNRVPFDLPEAESELIAGYHSEYSAMKFSMFPISEYANMVTASAMFVTLFLGGWDIPFTHWDNFGPYTVAKAIATFAMFFAKVGFFVFFYIWIRWTLPRFRYDQLMSLGWKVMLPTALAYIVIVASTLLGLDMAGVVRGRTFGWIMGGLNAVLLVILFFVLDRGRLVSPAYSRLERAEMARLRQRAPSRATLQPGEIR; from the coding sequence ATGGATCAGTCGCAACTCGCCCTCCCGTTCTGGCCGTTCCTCATCGCCACGGTCATCAAGATGCTGGCGATCTTCACGCTCTACATGGTTGGCGTCGCCTACACGACGCTGGCCGAGCGCAAGGTCTCGGCTTGGATCCAGGACCGCCACGGCCCGAACCGCGTCGGACCCTGGGGCCTGTTCCAGGTGCTCGCCGACGGCGTGAAGAACATCATGAAGGAAGAGACGATGCCCGGCGGCGTGAACAAGCCGCTGTTCGTCCTCGCGCCCGCGCTGGCCTTCGTGCCCGCGCTGATGGCCTGGGCGGTGATCCCCTTCGGGGCGCCGCTGCCGACACCCTGGGGCCGCGTGGACCTCGTGGTCGCGGACCTGCCGATTGGATTCCTCTTCACGCTGGCCATCACCTCGCTCGGCGTCTACGGCATCGTGCTCGCCGGCTGGGCCTCCAACAATAAGTACTCGCTCTTGGGCGGCCTGCGCTCCTCGGCTCAGATGGTCAGCTACGAGATCGTGATGGGGATGAGCGCCGTCTGCGTGCTGCTCGTCGCTGGCAACGTCTCGCTGCCTGAGGTCATCGAGCAGCAGGTGTTCCTCGGCTGGAACGCCAAGGTGCTGGCGGTGGCCTGCTTCCTGTTCCTCGTGGCGGCCTTCGCGGAAACCAATCGCGTGCCCTTCGACCTGCCCGAGGCGGAGTCGGAACTCATCGCCGGCTACCACAGCGAATACAGCGCGATGAAGTTCTCGATGTTCCCGATCTCCGAGTACGCCAACATGGTCACGGCCAGCGCGATGTTCGTGACCTTGTTCCTCGGCGGCTGGGACATCCCGTTCACGCACTGGGACAACTTCGGGCCGTACACGGTCGCCAAGGCCATTGCGACCTTCGCGATGTTCTTCGCCAAGGTCGGCTTCTTCGTGTTCTTCTATATCTGGATCCGCTGGACGCTGCCGCGTTTCCGCTATGACCAGCTGATGTCGCTGGGCTGGAAGGTGATGCTGCCGACGGCGCTGGCGTACATCGTCATCGTGGCGTCCACGCTGCTGGGCCTCGACATGGCCGGCGTGGTGCGCGGCCGGACCTTCGGCTGGATCATGGGCGGCCTCAACGCGGTGCTCCTGGTGATTCTCTTCTTCGTCCTCGACCGCGGCCGGCTCGTCAGCCCCGCGTACTCTCGCCTTGAGCGCGCGGAGATGGCGCGGCTGCGCCAGCGCGCCCCGAGCCGTGCGACCCTGCAACCCGGGGAGATCCGCTAG
- a CDS encoding (2Fe-2S)-binding protein has product MSGVTLTIEGRQVTVPAGTSILEAAKAAGVLIPHYCYHPGLPVAGVCRMCLVEVEKMPKLAPSCATAVGEGQVVHVYSEKALEARKGVLELLLINHPLDCPICDQAGECELQDYTFQEGRADSRYREPKRFNPVEDFGGDVLYVTNRCILCTRCVRFMEDVHEAPVLNVSERGDRACIGKAPDADLTQPWAANVIDLCPVGALVSKDFLNKARAWELDRTASVCSGCSQGCNTIIETRDNVVVRQKPRSNEAVNHFYMCDQGRLDYRWMNRADRMEVPKVKMHDVLSPVDWDIAYGEAAKLLKGKRAYVVASPKLSNEALYLLKQIVKQTNGEGVFRCATGPEAPLPGVSDLSLRADRAPNVHGAELLGFGRRDADVLGGLRDGDVLVLADEELHGVNAAAAKKAGAIIVVGTSLPEGIPTPDAVLPIANVAEEEGTFTNLRGRVQRFLQAKAAPGLARPSWFALTDLNNALGIKGEHFTPGAVFGALAATESAFNGLSYESLGLMGATVAGAQAGAA; this is encoded by the coding sequence ATGAGCGGCGTCACGCTGACCATCGAAGGGCGCCAGGTGACGGTGCCCGCGGGGACGAGCATCCTCGAGGCGGCCAAGGCCGCCGGTGTGCTCATCCCGCACTACTGCTATCACCCCGGGCTTCCCGTGGCCGGCGTCTGCCGCATGTGCCTCGTGGAAGTCGAGAAGATGCCCAAGCTGGCCCCGTCCTGCGCGACGGCCGTCGGCGAGGGGCAGGTGGTGCACGTCTACTCCGAGAAGGCACTCGAGGCCCGCAAGGGCGTGCTCGAGCTGCTGCTCATCAACCATCCGCTCGACTGCCCGATCTGCGACCAGGCCGGTGAGTGCGAGCTGCAGGACTACACGTTCCAGGAAGGGCGCGCCGACTCGCGCTATCGCGAGCCCAAGCGCTTCAATCCGGTCGAGGACTTCGGTGGCGACGTCCTCTACGTCACCAACCGCTGCATCCTCTGCACGCGCTGCGTGCGCTTCATGGAGGACGTGCACGAGGCGCCGGTGCTCAACGTCTCCGAGCGTGGTGACCGTGCCTGCATTGGCAAGGCACCGGATGCGGACCTCACGCAGCCGTGGGCGGCGAACGTCATCGACCTCTGCCCGGTCGGCGCGCTGGTCTCCAAGGACTTCCTGAACAAGGCCCGCGCCTGGGAGCTCGACCGCACGGCTTCCGTGTGCAGCGGCTGCTCGCAGGGCTGCAACACGATCATCGAGACGCGCGACAACGTCGTCGTCCGGCAGAAGCCGCGGTCCAACGAGGCCGTGAACCACTTCTATATGTGTGACCAGGGCCGGCTCGACTATCGCTGGATGAACCGCGCCGACCGCATGGAAGTCCCGAAGGTCAAGATGCACGACGTGCTCTCGCCGGTGGACTGGGACATTGCCTATGGCGAGGCGGCGAAGCTCCTGAAGGGCAAGCGCGCCTACGTGGTGGCCTCGCCCAAGCTCTCCAACGAGGCGCTCTACCTGCTCAAGCAGATTGTGAAGCAGACGAACGGCGAAGGCGTGTTCCGCTGCGCCACGGGCCCCGAGGCGCCGCTGCCTGGCGTGAGCGATCTCTCGCTGCGCGCCGACCGCGCGCCGAACGTGCACGGCGCCGAGCTGCTCGGCTTCGGCCGCCGCGACGCCGACGTGCTCGGCGGGCTGCGCGATGGCGACGTGCTCGTGCTGGCCGACGAGGAACTGCACGGCGTGAACGCCGCCGCCGCGAAGAAGGCCGGCGCCATCATCGTGGTCGGGACGTCGCTGCCGGAGGGCATTCCAACGCCTGACGCCGTGCTGCCGATCGCGAACGTGGCCGAGGAGGAGGGGACCTTCACCAACCTGCGCGGACGCGTGCAGCGCTTCCTGCAGGCCAAGGCGGCGCCCGGTCTCGCGCGCCCCAGCTGGTTCGCGTTGACGGACCTCAACAACGCCTTGGGCATCAAGGGCGAGCACTTCACGCCGGGCGCCGTGTTCGGCGCGCTGGCTGCCACCGAATCTGCCTTCAACGGCCTCAGCTATGAGAGCCTCGGCTTGATGGGTGCCACGGTCGCTGGCGCACAGGCGGGGGCGGCCTAA